In one window of Zingiber officinale cultivar Zhangliang chromosome 11A, Zo_v1.1, whole genome shotgun sequence DNA:
- the LOC122030870 gene encoding protein CLMP1-like, with translation MGKSGDQKKKKKGSRAAAASGTPASVSTPTPTPPPPPPTPPSHPPPPTPSNGVVEVDVSLLLKRAHELKEEGNRLFQAKDYVGALGQYEIALKLTPRGHPDRAVFHSNRAACLMQMRPVDHEAVAAECSLALQAQPGFPRALLRRARALEALCRYDLALEDVHSLLALDSSHPDALDLAGRLRAAVAPAAPSDPGSRPSPAALGASAVQVGIPISGLGPCLPARSKKASTPPQPSLSANKPTVPSQNDHCTNSPSLSNGPQIKPFRLVPFKPSNGEASSQSSQVVSPRGSSRQSVKKEASLEAAVIRWRPLKFVYDHDIRLAQMQANCTFKGLREIVANRYPSSKSVLIKYKDADGDLITVTSTAELRLAESFVDELNKKEVKEGPGVDKDDKLQLLRLHIMEVSPEQEPQVPEEEEKLLEEEGQNIDQYVSDSVNDDSIEETVNNEVIRMGSEAEKVAKDKIGVPHKGCDHPECKEVEIDDWLYEFAQLFRNQIGIDPEAHLDLHELGMELCSEALEETVTGEEAQGLFDMAAAKFQEVAALSFFNWGNVHMCAARKRIPLDESAPEDVMAAQLQTAYDWVSERYALAGKKYEEALRIKPDFYEGLLALGQQEFETAKLHWSFALAKKLDLSTWDSSETIRLFDGAEKKMNAATEMWEKVEQQRINELKDPGKSKEDELLKKRKKQRAADGQGELSTEEAAEQAAAMRSQIHLFWGNMLFERSQVEFKLGFGDWKKNLDAAVERFKLAGAAEGDISTVLKKHASNETEADCNEKKITISSNAISEANSKDVDKHMLENCHL, from the coding sequence ATGGGAAAATCCGGCgaccagaagaagaagaagaagggatccCGGGCGGCTGCTGCCTCAGGCACCCCTGCCTCCGTCTCGACTCCGACGCCGACGCCGCCGCCCCCTCCTCCGACGCCGCCGTCGCATCCCCCTCCTCCGACGCCGAGCAACGGCGTCGTGGAGGTGGACGTGTCCCTCCTATTGAAGCGCGCCCACGAGCTTAAGGAAGAGGGCAACCGGCTGTTCCAGGCCAAGGATTACGTCGGCGCTTTGGGGCAGTACGAGATCGCGCTCAAACTCACCCCGCGCGGCCACCCGGACCGCGCCGTCTTCCACAGCAACCGCGCCGCCTGCCTCATGCAGATGCGTCCCGTCGATCACGAGGCCGTCGCGGCGGAGTGCTCGCTCGCGCTGCAGGCTCAGCCGGGCTTCCCGCGTGCTCTGCTCCGCCGCGCTCGGGCCCTCGAGGCCCTCTGCAGGTACGATCTCGCCCTCGAGGACGTCCACTCGCTGCTTGCGCTGGACTCCTCCCATCCGGACGCTCTCGATCTCGCTGGCCGCCTCCGCGCTGCTGTCGCTCCGGCCGCTCCGTCCGATCCCGGAAGTCGACCCTCTCCTGCGGCCCTAGGTGCCTCCGCCGTTCAGGTTGGCATTCCCATCTCCGGTCTCGGCCCTTGCCTTCCTGCCCGTTCCAAAAAGGCATCCACGCCCCCGCAGCCTTCACTTAGTGCAAATAAGCCGACCGTTCCTTCTCAAAACGATCATTGCACTAACTCACCGTCTCTTTCTAACGGCCCCCAAATCAAACCCTTTCGACTGGTTCCTTTTAAGCCTTCTAATGGCGAGGCCTCTTCCCAATCATCACAAGTCGTGTCACCTAGAGGCAGTTCGCGGCAAAGTGTCAAAAAGGAGGCTTCTCTAGAAGCAGCAGTGATCCGTTGGAGGCCATTGAAGTTCGTGTATGACCATGATATCAGGCTCGCCCAAATGCAGGCAAATTGCACCTTCAAAGGCCTCAGGGAAATTGTGGCCAATAGATATCCTTCgtccaagtctgtgctgatcaaGTACAAGGATGCTGACGGAGATCTTATAACTGTGACCAGCACCGCAGAGTTAAGATTAGCAGAATCTTTTGTTGACGAGCTCAATAAAAAAGAAGTAAAAGAAGGCCCTGGAGTTGATAAGGATGATAAACTGCAGCTATTGCGGTTACACATTATGGAGGTGAGCCCTGAGCAGGAGCCTCAGGTTcctgaagaagaggagaagcttctggaggagGAAGGGCAGAACATTGATCAGTATGTTTCAGATTCAGTTAATGACGATTCCATTGAAGAAACAGTGAACAATGAGGTCATAAGGATGGGTTCAGAGGCTGAAAAAGTTGCAAAAGATAAGATTGGAGTGCCACACAAAGGATGTGATCATCCTGAGTGTAAGGAAGTTGAGATTGATGATTGGCTGTATGAATTTGCTCAGTTGTTTAGGAACCAAATAGGGATTGACCCTGAAGCACATTTAGACTTGCATGAGCTTGGAATGGAGTTGTGCTCTGAGGCACTTGAGGAGACGGTGACTGGAGAGGAAGCTCAAGGCCTGTTTGACATGGCTGCCGCTAAGTTTCAGGAAGTGGCGGCCCTATCTTTCTTCAATTGGGGAAATGTGCATATGTGCGCTGCAAGGAAACGCATCCCTCTGGATGAGTCTGCACCTGAAGATGTCATGGCTGCACAGCTTCAAACTGCTTATGATTGGGTCAGTGAGCGGTATGCTCTTGCTGGGAAAAAATATGAAGAAGCACTTAGAATCAAGCCTGACTTTTATGAAGGTTTACTTGCCTTAGGACAACAGGAATTTGAAACCGCAAAGCTCCACTGGTCATTTGCACTGGCTAAGAAGCTGGATCTATCAACTTGGGATTCTTCAGAAACAATCAGACTTTTTGATGGGGCAGAGAAAAAGATGAATGCTGCTACTGAGATGTGGGAGAAAGTGGAACAGCAGAGAATAAATGAGCTTAAAGACCCTGGAAAAAGCAAGGAGGATGAGTTgttgaagaagagaaagaagcaaAGAGCTGCAGATGGCCAAGGGGAGTTATCAACTGAGGAGGCTGCAGAGCAAGCGGCAGCAATGAGATCTCAGATACATCTGTTTTGGGGCAACATGCTCTTCGAACGTTCCCAAGTTGAATTTAAGCTTGGTTTTGGCGACTGGAAAAAGAATCTTGATGCTGCTGTTGAAAGATTCAAGCTAGCCGGGGCTGCTGAAGGGGACATATCTACAGTTCTTA